In one window of Halomarina pelagica DNA:
- a CDS encoding winged helix-turn-helix domain-containing protein: protein MSETSDGPGVSVDRLPPERAFALLGDETRVRILRALSETPTEPTSFSALRERVGAPDSGRFNYHLSKLVGHFVRRSDEGYELTLAGMQVVGALLAGTYTAEATTSPIDVDDPCPECDERPLVAEYEDEHVRIGCPACEEWYNRFSFPPGAVDQYDREELPVTFDRWMRTVFARIVAGFCHTCAGRLSGRLLLEDGESPRVEYRCDRCGDVATGFAALPVYYHAAALGFYADHGIDAMTTPSWRVTARHEAFEITTVSEDPPAVRVEITVDGETLVAHVDATATVTAVERTAG from the coding sequence ATGAGCGAGACGAGCGACGGACCCGGCGTCAGCGTCGACCGCCTCCCGCCGGAGCGGGCGTTCGCGCTCCTCGGCGACGAGACGCGGGTGCGCATCCTCCGCGCCCTGAGCGAGACGCCGACGGAGCCGACCAGCTTCTCCGCGCTCCGCGAGCGGGTCGGCGCGCCCGACTCCGGTCGGTTCAACTACCACCTCTCGAAACTGGTCGGCCACTTCGTCCGTCGGAGCGACGAGGGATACGAGCTGACGCTCGCGGGAATGCAGGTCGTCGGCGCGCTCCTCGCGGGCACCTACACGGCCGAGGCGACGACCTCGCCGATCGACGTGGACGACCCGTGTCCGGAGTGCGACGAGCGCCCACTGGTCGCCGAGTACGAGGACGAACACGTCCGTATCGGCTGTCCCGCCTGCGAGGAGTGGTACAACCGGTTCTCGTTTCCCCCGGGGGCCGTCGACCAGTACGACCGCGAGGAACTCCCCGTGACGTTCGACCGGTGGATGCGGACGGTCTTCGCCCGGATCGTCGCCGGGTTCTGTCACACCTGCGCCGGTCGGCTCTCCGGTCGTCTCCTGCTGGAGGACGGCGAGTCGCCCCGCGTCGAGTATCGGTGCGACCGCTGCGGCGACGTCGCCACGGGGTTCGCCGCGCTCCCGGTGTACTACCACGCCGCGGCGCTCGGATTCTACGCCGACCACGGGATCGACGCGATGACGACCCCATCATGGCGGGTCACGGCCCGCCACGAGGCGTTCGAGATCACCACCGTCTCCGAGGACCCACCGGCGGTGCGCGTCGAGATCACCGTCGATGGCGAGACGCTCGTCGCGCACGTCGACGCGACGGCGACCGTGACCGCCGTCGAGCGAACCGCCGGCTGA
- a CDS encoding amidohydrolase family protein, giving the protein MLSVLEQEREPRAVDVHAHQPTAEFLEDAGGEMMRDAARKFGTSIETWDYDAMREEYREAGVGRAVLLGWDAETNTGNPPVPNDYVAEVRDEHPDFFVGFGGVDPLKDDCVEEAIRCVEDLDLSGFKFQQIAQGFDPSAPEHEPLWETIADLGVPVVFHGGSSTLGAGAPGGRGLKLKYGNPMLIDDVAADHPDLRILVAHPAFPWEREQLAICQQKGNVYMDLSGWLPKYVDEQVLHYAGTVLEDKVMFGTDYPMIRPDAWLDSFERHTDFPESVQRKILWENAEAFFEW; this is encoded by the coding sequence ATGCTATCCGTCCTCGAACAGGAGCGCGAACCGCGTGCCGTCGACGTGCACGCCCACCAGCCGACCGCCGAGTTCCTCGAAGACGCGGGCGGCGAGATGATGCGCGACGCGGCGCGGAAGTTCGGCACGTCCATCGAGACGTGGGACTACGACGCTATGCGCGAGGAGTACCGCGAGGCGGGCGTCGGCCGCGCGGTCCTCCTCGGCTGGGACGCGGAGACCAACACGGGGAACCCGCCGGTTCCGAACGATTACGTCGCGGAGGTACGCGACGAGCACCCCGACTTCTTCGTCGGCTTCGGGGGAGTGGATCCGCTGAAGGACGACTGCGTCGAGGAGGCGATCCGGTGCGTCGAGGACCTCGACCTCTCGGGGTTCAAGTTCCAGCAGATCGCCCAGGGGTTCGATCCGAGCGCACCCGAACACGAACCGCTCTGGGAGACCATCGCCGACCTCGGCGTGCCCGTCGTCTTCCACGGCGGGTCGTCGACGCTCGGCGCTGGCGCACCCGGGGGACGTGGGCTCAAGCTCAAGTACGGGAACCCGATGCTGATCGACGACGTGGCGGCGGACCACCCCGACCTGCGGATCCTCGTCGCCCACCCGGCGTTCCCGTGGGAGCGAGAGCAACTCGCCATCTGCCAGCAGAAGGGGAACGTCTACATGGACCTCTCGGGGTGGCTCCCGAAGTACGTCGACGAGCAGGTGCTCCACTACGCCGGCACCGTCCTCGAGGACAAAGTGATGTTCGGCACCGACTACCCCATGATCCGCCCCGACGCGTGGCTCGACTCCTTCGAGCGGCACACCGACTTCCCGGAGTCGGTACAGCGAAAGATCCTCTGGGAGAACGCCGAGGCGTTCTTTGAGTGGTGA
- the eif1A gene encoding translation initiation factor eIF-1A, whose protein sequence is MSDSGSRKNLRMPDEGEVFAVVTNMLGANRVKVRCMDGKERTARIPGRMQKRIWIREDDVVLVEPWDWQDEKADVVWRYDKQDADQLRREGHIQA, encoded by the coding sequence ATGAGCGACAGCGGTAGCAGGAAGAACCTGCGAATGCCCGACGAGGGCGAGGTGTTCGCCGTCGTCACGAACATGCTCGGGGCGAACCGCGTGAAGGTTCGCTGCATGGACGGCAAGGAACGCACCGCTCGCATCCCCGGTCGGATGCAGAAGCGCATCTGGATCCGCGAGGACGACGTGGTCCTCGTCGAGCCGTGGGACTGGCAGGACGAGAAGGCGGACGTCGTCTGGCGCTACGACAAGCAGGACGCCGACCAGCTCCGTCGGGAGGGGCACATCCAGGCGTGA
- the paaK gene encoding phenylacetate--CoA ligase PaaK: MVWNDIETAPRETVRELQDDRFREVVAHVYENVPFYRERLDEAGVSPADVEGVEDIGRLPFTTKEDLRDTYPDGMFAVPEDAMRCIHASSGTTGKPKIVGYTRGDLDLWREVMARSLTAAGVERGETVQNAYGYGLFTGGLGVHHGCDELGATVIPIGGGQTSRQLQLLSDLGSETLTCTPSYALYLAERADERGVDVRDLPLSTVIFGAEPCTEPMREAIEERLGVTGVDIYGLSEVIGPGVSIECAEAQDGLHLWDDHFYPEVIDPETGEVLEAGEEGELVLTTLTKEGLPVLRYRTGDVTRLRFEECDCGRTTARMDNVTGRSDDLIIVRGVNLYPSEIEATVLDIDGVEPQYRIDLHRAAELDEIEITVERAADYDGDPEDLRERVQRALDAQLAFSPDAVRVVDPGGIERQETGKVKRVYDHRTTG; this comes from the coding sequence ATGGTCTGGAACGACATCGAGACCGCCCCCCGCGAGACGGTCCGAGAGCTGCAGGACGACCGCTTCCGGGAGGTCGTCGCCCACGTCTACGAGAACGTCCCCTTCTACCGCGAGCGGCTGGACGAGGCCGGCGTCTCGCCCGCCGACGTCGAGGGCGTCGAGGACATCGGCCGCCTCCCGTTCACCACGAAGGAGGACCTCCGGGACACCTACCCCGACGGGATGTTCGCCGTCCCCGAGGACGCGATGCGCTGCATCCACGCCTCCTCCGGCACGACCGGGAAGCCGAAGATCGTCGGCTACACCCGCGGGGATCTCGACCTCTGGCGGGAGGTCATGGCGCGCTCGCTGACCGCCGCGGGCGTCGAGCGGGGCGAGACCGTCCAGAACGCCTACGGCTACGGCCTGTTCACCGGCGGGCTCGGGGTCCACCACGGCTGCGACGAGCTCGGCGCGACGGTGATCCCGATCGGCGGCGGTCAGACCAGCCGTCAGCTCCAGTTGCTCTCCGACCTGGGGAGCGAGACGCTCACCTGCACGCCCTCCTACGCGCTCTACCTCGCGGAGCGGGCCGACGAGCGGGGCGTCGACGTTCGGGACCTCCCGCTCTCGACGGTGATCTTCGGCGCGGAGCCCTGCACCGAACCCATGCGCGAGGCCATCGAGGAGCGCCTCGGCGTCACCGGCGTCGACATCTACGGCCTCTCGGAGGTGATCGGCCCCGGCGTCTCGATCGAGTGCGCCGAGGCCCAGGACGGCCTGCACCTCTGGGACGACCACTTCTACCCGGAGGTGATCGATCCCGAGACCGGCGAGGTCCTGGAGGCCGGCGAGGAGGGCGAACTGGTACTCACGACGCTCACGAAGGAGGGTCTGCCCGTCCTGCGCTACCGCACGGGCGACGTGACGCGCCTCCGCTTCGAGGAGTGCGACTGCGGGCGCACGACGGCGCGCATGGACAACGTCACCGGGCGGTCTGACGACCTCATCATCGTCCGCGGGGTGAACCTCTACCCGAGCGAGATCGAGGCGACGGTGCTCGACATCGACGGCGTCGAGCCGCAGTACCGCATCGACCTCCACCGCGCGGCCGAACTCGACGAGATCGAGATCACCGTCGAGCGCGCGGCCGACTACGACGGCGACCCCGAGGACCTCCGCGAGCGGGTCCAGCGTGCGCTCGACGCGCAACTGGCCTTCTCGCCGGACGCGGTGCGCGTGGTCGACCCCGGCGGCATCGAGCGCCAGGAGACGGGGAAGGTGAAGCGCGTGTACGACCACCGGACGACGGGCTGA
- a CDS encoding MaoC/PaaZ C-terminal domain-containing protein: MAYSYEPHYFEDMEVGKTFESAGRTITEADFVFHSAFAGDWTELHTNKEYSEEGPFGRRIGHGPMTFIVTTGLVQRCGFVERTVIAFLGMNYMDIENPIFIGDTVQAEFEVTERRELSSRDDAGLVVIDAHTTKQTGEEVFAGDMKFLFKRRE; encoded by the coding sequence ATGGCGTACAGCTACGAGCCGCACTACTTCGAGGACATGGAGGTGGGAAAGACGTTCGAGAGCGCCGGGCGAACGATCACGGAGGCCGACTTCGTCTTCCACTCCGCCTTCGCGGGCGACTGGACCGAACTCCACACGAACAAGGAGTACTCGGAGGAGGGGCCGTTCGGCAGGCGCATCGGCCACGGCCCGATGACGTTCATCGTCACGACCGGCCTCGTCCAGCGCTGCGGCTTCGTCGAGCGCACCGTGATCGCCTTCCTCGGGATGAACTACATGGACATCGAGAACCCGATCTTCATCGGCGACACCGTGCAGGCGGAATTCGAGGTCACCGAGCGGCGCGAACTGAGTAGCCGCGACGACGCCGGACTGGTCGTGATCGACGCCCACACGACCAAGCAGACCGGCGAGGAGGTGTTCGCGGGCGACATGAAGTTCCTGTTCAAGCGGCGGGAGTAG
- a CDS encoding Phenylacetic acid catabolic protein — protein MDLEEVERRAGPREFGPKDDMPEEYRRAATRMIQFHANSEIMGAYIERPFIRQSPSLERKLAVSAQVQDEIGHGQLLYRAAENLGIKTREEMLDELANGEGKFLNCFHYPLADWYELPMIMFFVDGAAMRRQATLKRTSWEPYAHAIDKICFEEGFHIKHGEDILKELATGSRRDRERLQEAFELWWPRILQFFGPTDDRSTHNDFSTAVGLKTMSNDELRTAFLNVYLPKAEKYGLELPETPEVWYDEYEERYRVNEDQLDWEEFGLIARNQFPQGVGQIDKRHRTQEAVEWVRESLETPGAPGTTGAAAD, from the coding sequence ATGGACTTGGAGGAGGTCGAGCGACGGGCGGGTCCGCGGGAATTCGGACCGAAGGACGACATGCCCGAGGAGTACCGCAGGGCGGCGACGCGGATGATCCAGTTCCACGCGAACTCGGAGATCATGGGCGCGTACATCGAGCGGCCGTTCATCCGGCAGTCGCCCAGCCTGGAGCGCAAGCTCGCGGTGAGCGCGCAGGTGCAGGACGAGATCGGCCACGGGCAACTGCTCTACCGCGCGGCGGAGAACCTGGGGATCAAGACGCGCGAGGAAATGCTCGACGAACTGGCGAACGGCGAGGGGAAGTTCCTCAACTGCTTTCACTACCCGCTCGCCGACTGGTACGAGCTGCCGATGATCATGTTCTTCGTCGACGGCGCGGCGATGCGCCGGCAGGCCACGCTCAAGCGCACCTCGTGGGAGCCGTACGCCCACGCCATCGACAAGATCTGCTTCGAGGAGGGCTTCCACATCAAGCACGGCGAGGACATCCTGAAGGAACTCGCCACCGGGTCGCGCCGCGACCGCGAGCGCCTCCAGGAGGCGTTCGAGCTGTGGTGGCCGCGCATCCTGCAGTTCTTCGGCCCGACCGACGACCGATCGACGCACAACGACTTCTCGACGGCCGTCGGGCTGAAGACGATGAGCAACGACGAACTCCGGACGGCGTTCCTCAACGTCTACCTCCCGAAGGCCGAGAAGTACGGCCTCGAACTGCCGGAGACGCCCGAGGTGTGGTACGACGAGTACGAGGAGCGCTACCGCGTGAACGAGGACCAGCTCGACTGGGAGGAGTTCGGTCTCATCGCCCGCAACCAGTTCCCGCAGGGCGTCGGCCAGATCGACAAGCGCCACCGGACCCAGGAGGCCGTCGAGTGGGTCCGCGAATCCCTCGAGACTCCCGGCGCGCCCGGCACGACCGGCGCGGCCGCCGACTGA
- a CDS encoding PaaI family thioesterase, with amino-acid sequence MDVDQLFASMPFADLLGIELADAGDGRAEGRLPMREGLSWNPEEATAHGGAVFALADTVGGAALASLVGRPTPTVDMRIDYLSPARRDLVARAEVVREGGSVGTVDVTVEDAEGTRIAEARGVYKTG; translated from the coding sequence ATGGACGTGGATCAGCTCTTCGCCTCGATGCCGTTCGCCGACCTGCTGGGGATCGAACTCGCCGACGCGGGCGACGGACGCGCCGAGGGTCGCCTCCCGATGCGCGAGGGCCTCTCGTGGAACCCCGAGGAAGCGACCGCCCACGGCGGCGCGGTGTTCGCGCTGGCCGACACGGTGGGCGGTGCGGCGCTCGCCTCGCTCGTCGGTCGGCCGACGCCGACCGTCGACATGCGGATCGACTACCTCTCACCGGCCCGGCGCGATCTCGTGGCTCGCGCCGAGGTGGTTCGAGAGGGTGGTTCCGTCGGTACCGTGGACGTGACCGTCGAGGACGCCGAGGGGACCCGGATCGCGGAGGCGCGCGGGGTGTACAAGACGGGCTGA
- a CDS encoding KH domain-containing protein yields the protein MQHVTIPQDRIGALIGEGGATMRRIEDRAEVRLDIDSETGAVAVESVGDTVLGLMGPDVVRAIGRGFAPEEALSLLDDDMRMLDLVDLDAATRNKNDLRRQKGRLIGEGGRTRQLMEELTGASVVIYGSTVGIIGGPEQVRTVRSAVEMILDGAPHGAVYSFLERRRSEMKREGLSYHEFSG from the coding sequence ATGCAGCACGTGACGATTCCGCAGGACCGCATCGGCGCTCTCATCGGCGAGGGCGGCGCGACGATGCGACGGATCGAGGATCGGGCGGAGGTGCGACTCGACATCGATTCGGAGACGGGCGCGGTCGCCGTCGAGAGCGTCGGCGACACCGTCCTCGGGCTGATGGGCCCCGACGTCGTTCGAGCCATCGGCCGCGGGTTCGCCCCGGAGGAGGCGCTCTCGCTGCTCGACGACGACATGCGGATGCTCGACCTCGTCGACCTCGACGCCGCGACGCGCAACAAGAACGACCTCCGCCGTCAGAAGGGACGGCTCATCGGCGAGGGCGGACGCACCCGTCAGCTCATGGAGGAACTCACCGGCGCGTCGGTCGTCATCTACGGCTCGACCGTCGGGATCATCGGCGGCCCGGAGCAGGTCCGCACCGTCCGCAGCGCGGTGGAGATGATCCTCGACGGCGCGCCCCACGGCGCGGTCTACTCCTTCCTCGAACGCCGCCGCAGCGAGATGAAGCGCGAGGGACTGAGCTACCACGAGTTCTCGGGCTGA
- the rio1 gene encoding serine/threonine-protein kinase Rio1, whose translation MTDEYGLLDTEVVDAPGDEWEELDVSDTEADRIARKRDREFLEFRKRLKDADQFKVEESVFDDATFAAIYKLVQDGHIDAFGGPISTGKEASVYTALGPDGTVAVKVYRISASDFRQMRDYLDGDPRFSGIGSDKSKVVLAWVRKEFANLQRAREAGVRVPVPIAVERNVLVMEYVGDDGGQRGRRLAEVRVENPQTAYEVVREYARRLYGAGLVHGDLSEYNLVVHDGELYVIDLGQAVTVHHPNSREFLERDCRNVANFFARQGLDVTTEDVLDYVTEADPEP comes from the coding sequence ATGACCGACGAGTACGGCCTGCTCGACACCGAGGTCGTCGACGCGCCCGGCGACGAGTGGGAGGAACTCGACGTCTCGGACACCGAAGCCGATCGCATCGCGCGCAAGCGCGACCGCGAGTTCCTCGAGTTCAGAAAGCGCCTGAAGGACGCAGATCAGTTCAAGGTGGAGGAGTCGGTGTTCGACGACGCCACCTTCGCCGCCATCTACAAGCTCGTCCAGGACGGCCACATCGACGCCTTCGGCGGCCCCATCTCGACGGGCAAGGAGGCCTCGGTCTACACCGCGCTCGGGCCGGACGGCACCGTCGCGGTCAAGGTGTACCGCATCAGCGCGAGCGACTTCCGCCAGATGCGCGACTACCTCGACGGCGATCCGCGCTTCTCCGGCATCGGCAGCGACAAGTCGAAGGTCGTCCTCGCGTGGGTCCGCAAGGAGTTCGCCAACCTCCAGCGCGCCCGCGAGGCGGGCGTCCGCGTCCCGGTGCCGATCGCCGTGGAGCGCAACGTCCTCGTGATGGAGTACGTCGGCGACGACGGCGGTCAGCGCGGCCGCCGTCTCGCCGAGGTGCGTGTCGAGAACCCGCAGACCGCCTACGAGGTGGTCCGCGAGTACGCCCGACGGCTCTACGGCGCGGGGCTGGTCCACGGCGACCTGAGCGAGTACAACCTCGTCGTCCACGACGGGGAACTCTACGTCATCGACCTCGGGCAGGCGGTGACCGTCCACCACCCCAACAGCCGCGAGTTCCTCGAGCGCGACTGCCGGAACGTGGCGAACTTCTTCGCCCGACAGGGCCTCGACGTGACGACCGAGGACGTGCTCGACTACGTCACCGAGGCCGACCCGGAGCCGTAA
- a CDS encoding GNAT family N-acetyltransferase, with translation MTDVTVRPATPDDVPGIRRIARRGWEAAYGGFLADDTIERALAEWYDPAFVRVAIERDGTIYRVAVADGEVVGYATAGVDGTDGHLTSLYVDPGRWGEGIGTRLLEAIRDRLRERGAERLEIRVLAENEVGRGFYESRGFEPVEEAETDLFGASRREVVYAGST, from the coding sequence ATGACCGACGTAACGGTCCGTCCCGCGACGCCCGACGACGTGCCCGGCATCCGCCGGATCGCCCGCCGCGGCTGGGAGGCCGCCTACGGCGGCTTCCTCGCCGACGACACGATCGAGCGCGCCCTGGCCGAGTGGTACGACCCGGCGTTCGTCCGCGTCGCGATCGAGCGCGACGGGACGATCTACCGCGTGGCCGTCGCGGACGGCGAGGTGGTGGGGTACGCCACCGCGGGCGTCGACGGGACAGACGGTCACCTCACCTCGCTCTACGTCGATCCCGGTCGGTGGGGCGAGGGGATCGGCACCCGGCTGTTGGAGGCGATCCGCGACCGCCTGCGCGAGCGCGGAGCCGAGCGGCTCGAGATTCGGGTGCTCGCCGAGAACGAGGTCGGTCGGGGGTTCTACGAGTCGCGGGGGTTCGAGCCGGTCGAGGAGGCAGAGACGGACCTGTTCGGCGCGAGCCGTCGGGAGGTCGTCTACGCCGGGTCGACCTGA
- a CDS encoding helix-turn-helix domain-containing protein: MISECLVVEVGVTGDDCPLAAASRSVPVTIDARPPQLRADGYALLQFSAPDDDRLAETLDADPRIRYLHRSRVDGRYSYRCLSKHPCVVHELVSVGLVVESLSYRDGDARITGAVVGYDVLSGVMSRAGETVGVSLERVYPLGEEDDQPVARRWNLTGRQEEALRAALERDYFDVPRGADAATVADDLGISKSAFLERLRRAQRALLEQVFA; this comes from the coding sequence GTGATCTCGGAGTGTCTCGTCGTCGAGGTGGGGGTGACGGGCGACGACTGCCCGCTGGCGGCGGCCTCGCGGTCGGTCCCGGTGACGATCGACGCCCGGCCGCCACAGTTGCGCGCCGACGGCTACGCCCTGTTGCAGTTCTCCGCGCCCGACGACGACCGTCTCGCCGAGACGCTCGACGCCGACCCGCGCATCCGCTACCTCCACCGCTCGCGGGTGGACGGCCGGTACAGCTACCGCTGTCTCTCGAAGCACCCCTGCGTGGTCCACGAACTCGTCAGCGTCGGCCTCGTCGTCGAGTCGCTCTCCTACCGCGACGGCGACGCCCGCATCACCGGCGCGGTCGTCGGCTACGACGTGCTCTCGGGGGTGATGAGCCGCGCGGGCGAGACGGTGGGCGTGAGCTTAGAGCGCGTCTACCCCCTCGGCGAGGAGGACGACCAGCCGGTCGCCCGGCGGTGGAACCTCACCGGACGCCAGGAGGAGGCCCTCCGCGCCGCCCTCGAGCGCGACTACTTCGACGTGCCGCGGGGGGCTGACGCGGCGACCGTCGCCGACGACCTGGGGATCAGCAAGTCCGCCTTCCTCGAACGACTTCGGCGGGCGCAGCGCGCACTGCTGGAGCAGGTGTTCGCGTAA
- a CDS encoding MFS transporter gives MLELARYPDFVRLFVGRVVTNAGDSVYYIASMWLVYDLTGSTFYTGLAAFLAMLPTTLQFLFGPLVDRTPLRPLLVTTQLAQAGLVAAIPLAAWTGYLSVWLVLAVMPALSLLNQPVYPAQSAALPRIVDREDLVAANSAFSLSYQGVDAAFNALAGLLVALVGTTVLFLLDSLSFLVAALAFATLRVRPPTRDPSPGGADDAVDGRVAVDGGKSSYLSELRVGVDFVRGSVIARILVGAVVTNLAFGAAMAVLPAYGDSLGGATAYGLLTASVGGGLLVGALLASALRRFPFGRLVVVGLSISAVLWVAAVALRWLPGTVALLLLSFVPVGATNVLLLSMTQVLVPEGLLGRVTAVITSVAAGATPFGALLGGAAADALSASAVMAATGVSFALLAAYWLLSPRLRRLPRVDAVETVALD, from the coding sequence ATGCTCGAACTGGCGAGGTATCCGGACTTCGTACGGCTGTTCGTCGGACGGGTCGTCACGAACGCGGGCGACAGCGTCTACTACATCGCGTCGATGTGGCTGGTCTACGATCTCACCGGGTCGACGTTCTACACGGGCCTCGCTGCCTTCCTCGCGATGCTCCCGACGACCCTCCAGTTCCTCTTCGGGCCGCTGGTCGATCGCACGCCCCTGCGCCCCCTGCTCGTGACGACGCAACTCGCGCAGGCAGGACTGGTGGCAGCGATCCCGCTCGCGGCGTGGACGGGGTACCTGTCGGTCTGGCTCGTCCTCGCGGTAATGCCGGCGCTCTCGCTGCTGAACCAGCCCGTCTACCCGGCGCAGTCGGCGGCGCTTCCCCGCATCGTGGACCGGGAGGACCTCGTGGCCGCCAACTCGGCGTTCTCGCTCAGCTACCAGGGCGTCGACGCGGCCTTCAACGCCCTCGCGGGGTTGCTCGTCGCGCTCGTGGGGACGACCGTCCTCTTCCTGCTCGACTCGCTCTCGTTTCTCGTCGCCGCCCTCGCGTTCGCCACGCTCCGCGTCCGCCCGCCGACGCGCGATCCGTCGCCCGGCGGCGCGGACGACGCGGTCGACGGCCGCGTCGCCGTCGACGGAGGGAAATCGTCGTACCTCTCGGAGCTGCGGGTCGGCGTCGACTTCGTTCGGGGGTCGGTCATCGCGCGGATCCTCGTCGGTGCGGTGGTCACGAACCTCGCGTTCGGTGCGGCGATGGCCGTGCTCCCCGCTTACGGCGACTCCCTCGGCGGGGCGACGGCCTACGGACTGCTGACGGCGAGTGTCGGCGGCGGCCTCCTCGTCGGCGCGCTCCTCGCCAGCGCACTTAGGCGGTTTCCGTTCGGTCGGCTCGTCGTCGTCGGCCTCTCGATCAGCGCGGTGCTGTGGGTCGCCGCCGTCGCGCTCCGCTGGCTGCCGGGGACGGTCGCGCTCCTCCTCCTGTCGTTCGTCCCCGTGGGCGCGACCAACGTCCTGCTGCTGTCGATGACGCAGGTGCTCGTCCCCGAGGGCCTGCTCGGGCGGGTCACGGCCGTCATCACGAGCGTCGCCGCCGGCGCGACGCCGTTCGGTGCACTCCTCGGCGGGGCCGCCGCGGACGCGCTCTCGGCGTCGGCCGTCATGGCCGCGACGGGCGTCTCGTTCGCACTCCTCGCCGCCTACTGGCTGCTGTCGCCGCGCCTGCGCCGGCTCCCCCGCGTCGACGCCGTCGAGACGGTCGCGCTCGACTAG
- a CDS encoding tryptophan--tRNA ligase, with protein sequence MPTDHDPTDSSDSSDSADAVEPDDFDVTPYAVSGEVDYERLLARFGADALTDDQIDRFPRPPHPLLHRGVFYAGRDVDRLLDAIEADEPISIVTGIGPSGPMHLGHVLPFYFAKWLQAETGAHVYVPLSDDEKYLSKDLSLAAVRAYARENLRDLLAVGFDPDRTRIVVDTADADVIYPLATALAKRVTPATVEAVYGEPENVGMGFYPAVQATHLLLPQFVRGPHATTVPIAVDQDPHVRLCRDVAAKEVLDAEKPGALLSRFLPSLGGPGKMSASDEALSIDLTDDRETVREKVMQYAYSGGQSSVEAHRELGGDPEVDVAYRYLHAFFEPDDAEVERLAREYRAGDLLTGDLKARAAERIADFLDAHQSRRPSDAELDGALEPYRLTAEERERALAAVGLGPGVRTLDVEEDE encoded by the coding sequence ATGCCCACCGATCACGATCCGACCGACTCGTCCGACTCGTCCGATTCGGCCGACGCCGTCGAACCGGACGACTTCGACGTCACTCCCTACGCCGTTTCGGGCGAGGTGGACTACGAGAGACTGCTCGCACGCTTCGGCGCGGACGCGCTAACCGACGACCAGATCGATCGCTTCCCCCGGCCGCCCCACCCGCTCCTCCACCGGGGCGTATTCTACGCCGGCCGCGACGTGGACCGCCTGCTCGACGCGATCGAGGCCGACGAGCCGATCTCGATCGTCACCGGGATCGGCCCCTCCGGGCCGATGCACCTCGGACACGTCCTGCCGTTCTACTTCGCGAAGTGGCTCCAGGCGGAGACCGGCGCGCACGTCTACGTCCCGCTCTCCGACGACGAGAAGTACCTCTCGAAGGACCTCTCGCTCGCCGCCGTGCGGGCGTACGCGCGCGAGAACCTCAGAGACCTCCTCGCGGTCGGGTTCGACCCCGATCGGACCCGGATCGTCGTGGACACCGCGGACGCGGACGTGATCTACCCGCTGGCGACGGCGCTCGCGAAGCGCGTCACGCCCGCGACCGTGGAGGCGGTCTACGGCGAACCGGAGAACGTCGGGATGGGGTTCTACCCGGCGGTGCAGGCGACGCACCTGTTGCTCCCGCAGTTCGTCCGCGGCCCGCACGCGACGACCGTCCCCATCGCCGTCGACCAGGACCCGCACGTGCGCCTCTGTCGCGACGTCGCCGCGAAGGAGGTCCTCGACGCGGAGAAGCCGGGGGCGCTCCTCTCGCGCTTCCTCCCGAGCCTCGGCGGGCCGGGCAAGATGAGCGCGTCCGACGAGGCCCTGAGCATCGACCTGACCGACGACCGCGAGACGGTCCGCGAGAAGGTAATGCAGTACGCCTACTCCGGCGGGCAGTCGAGCGTCGAGGCCCACCGCGAACTCGGCGGCGACCCGGAGGTGGACGTCGCCTACCGCTACCTCCACGCGTTCTTCGAACCTGACGACGCAGAAGTCGAGCGGCTGGCCCGCGAGTACCGCGCCGGCGACCTCCTGACGGGCGACCTCAAGGCCCGCGCCGCCGAGCGCATCGCGGACTTCCTCGACGCCCACCAGTCGCGCCGGCCGAGCGACGCGGAACTGGACGGGGCGCTCGAACCGTACCGCCTCACCGCCGAGGAGCGCGAGCGGGCGCTCGCGGCGGTCGGGCTCGGTCCCGGCGTGCGGACGCTCGACGTGGAAGAGGACGAGTGA